One segment of Chitinivibrionales bacterium DNA contains the following:
- the rpmF gene encoding 50S ribosomal protein L32, with product MAVPKRRISTTRQKKRRSHLALKPSKPTLCDHCKQPTLPHRVCKNCGYYAGTEVIEVEE from the coding sequence ATGGCAGTACCAAAGAGACGAATATCAACAACCCGTCAGAAAAAGCGTCGTTCACACTTGGCACTGAAGCCGTCCAAGCCAACGCTTTGCGATCACTGCAAACAGCCAACACTTCCGCATCGAGTATGCAAAAATTGCGGCTATTATGCAGGCACAGAAGTTATTGAAGTTGAAGAATAG
- the plsX gene encoding phosphate acyltransferase PlsX — protein sequence MGIVRLAIDVVGGDYGPGVVIRGAVEAKLRSGLNFSPLLCGKREQIEHIIKSLESSQRVIAEEFDIEHCPEIISGSDTPARAWKTKKNSSIVRCVALQKEGKVNASISAGDTGTLLGAAVFLLGRSESVARPALAAFLPTIRKRPSLMLDVGANLDCRVEHLVTFGLMGFEYYQKFFAIKTPQVFLLNIGKEPFKGTRTLHEADRLLRDRCRGYRGFIEGSRVLSGDADIIVCDGFAGNVLLKACESFHGLVAKALGDENGLFEAVKQKMAVLNSENYGAVPLLGIKGIVMKAHGSSSSTAIARAIETSVMLVRKNGSSQK from the coding sequence ATGGGCATTGTTCGACTTGCCATTGATGTTGTCGGTGGAGATTACGGTCCCGGTGTTGTAATCCGGGGAGCTGTCGAGGCAAAACTGCGCTCCGGATTAAATTTTTCTCCGCTTCTTTGCGGAAAAAGAGAACAGATAGAGCACATAATTAAGAGCCTGGAGTCCTCACAGAGAGTAATCGCCGAAGAGTTCGATATCGAGCATTGTCCTGAGATCATTTCCGGCAGTGATACGCCGGCTCGAGCATGGAAAACCAAGAAAAATTCTTCGATTGTACGATGTGTCGCTCTTCAAAAAGAAGGTAAAGTTAATGCATCGATCAGTGCAGGTGACACAGGAACATTACTTGGCGCAGCCGTCTTTTTGCTCGGCCGTTCCGAATCTGTGGCTCGTCCGGCGCTTGCGGCGTTTCTTCCGACAATCCGGAAACGGCCCTCACTTATGCTCGATGTCGGAGCGAATCTTGATTGCCGGGTTGAGCATCTGGTCACTTTCGGATTGATGGGGTTCGAGTATTACCAAAAATTCTTTGCAATAAAAACACCCCAAGTTTTTCTTTTAAATATAGGAAAGGAGCCGTTCAAGGGAACCCGGACATTGCATGAAGCGGATCGGCTTTTGCGTGATCGATGCAGGGGATATCGGGGCTTTATTGAAGGATCCCGGGTCCTTTCCGGCGATGCTGATATAATCGTCTGTGATGGATTTGCAGGAAACGTTCTCCTGAAGGCATGCGAAAGTTTTCATGGATTGGTGGCAAAAGCTCTCGGTGATGAGAATGGTCTTTTTGAAGCTGTTAAACAAAAGATGGCGGTGTTGAATTCGGAAAATTACGGTGCAGTGCCTCTTTTGGGAATCAAAGGGATTGTAATGAAGGCCCACGGAAGCTCTTCATCCACTGCAATTGCCCGAGCGATCGAAACCTCGGTAATGCTTGTACGAAAAAATGGCAGTAGTCAAAAATAA
- the fabH gene encoding beta-ketoacyl-ACP synthase III, translating to MRSKVLSVGSAVPDTILTNKDLEKYLDTTDEWITTRTGIKKRHVFPPGKEAWAYELGAAASLKALKKASMAPADVDCVICATFTPDYFFPSTACKIQHAIGCTNAFAFDLSAACAGFVYALTVVDGLITSGKCKTAIVVGAEVISKTLDWNDRSTAILFGDAAAAVVLQAVPESDGSGILSTFLKSDGSLGKILYIPAWGEKRTMSMNGGEVFKHAVRMMADATCRVIDKAGLTREQIDLLIPHQANIRIMKAISQNLGLDKEKLITNVDKYGNTSSASIPLALEDAWLQGKVKKGTVAALTSLGGGVTVGSAIIRF from the coding sequence ATGCGCTCAAAAGTGTTATCCGTAGGCTCGGCTGTTCCGGACACTATCCTCACTAATAAAGATCTTGAGAAATATCTTGATACGACTGATGAGTGGATAACTACACGAACGGGCATAAAAAAGCGCCATGTTTTTCCTCCTGGAAAAGAGGCCTGGGCTTATGAACTCGGAGCGGCGGCATCTCTCAAGGCATTGAAAAAAGCATCCATGGCACCTGCCGATGTCGATTGCGTTATTTGCGCTACTTTTACACCCGATTATTTTTTCCCTTCAACAGCCTGTAAGATTCAGCATGCGATCGGTTGCACAAATGCGTTTGCCTTTGATCTGTCGGCTGCCTGTGCGGGGTTTGTTTATGCTTTGACTGTTGTTGATGGTCTTATTACAAGTGGAAAATGCAAAACTGCGATAGTGGTAGGCGCGGAAGTCATATCCAAAACACTGGATTGGAATGACCGTTCCACTGCAATTTTGTTTGGCGATGCCGCTGCTGCGGTGGTTTTACAGGCGGTTCCTGAAAGTGACGGTTCCGGTATACTTTCCACTTTTTTGAAAAGTGACGGATCGCTGGGTAAAATTCTCTACATTCCGGCATGGGGTGAAAAGAGGACGATGTCTATGAATGGGGGGGAAGTTTTCAAGCACGCGGTTCGAATGATGGCGGATGCTACCTGCCGGGTTATAGATAAAGCCGGACTTACCAGAGAACAGATAGACCTCCTTATCCCGCATCAGGCAAATATCCGGATTATGAAAGCTATTTCTCAGAATCTCGGGCTGGATAAAGAAAAACTCATTACTAATGTAGATAAATACGGCAATACCTCCTCGGCATCAATACCCCTTGCTCTTGAAGATGCGTGGTTGCAGGGGAAGGTGAAAAAGGGGACCGTTGCTGCGTTGACATCGCTGGGGGGCGGCGTTACCGTAGGAAGTGCGATTATAAGATTTTAG
- the fabD gene encoding ACP S-malonyltransferase has translation MKLCFMFPGQGSQKVGMGKDLVDKFDRAKQLFEQANDILSRDIARLCFEGPDEELKETSNTQPALFVVEAALCDILNELEITPSFTMGHSLGEYGALYGAGVLSFDDGLRLVARRGELMAQAGKTAPGAMAAVINLPKEKIREVIANEVDGVVVCANENTPVQTVISGEVDAIAAARKKLCEAGAKRVIDLPVSGAFHSPLMQSAADEFAGILKDAAFSSPRCPVITNVTARAETDPEKLRDLLVQQLVSPVKWVDSIEFLISKQPDTCCEVGPGNVLIGLAKKINRELNVVPCGTVENLFSLQSSQ, from the coding sequence ATGAAATTATGTTTTATGTTTCCCGGACAGGGATCGCAAAAAGTGGGTATGGGAAAGGATCTTGTCGACAAGTTCGATCGAGCAAAACAGCTGTTTGAACAGGCAAACGACATTTTAAGTCGGGACATTGCACGCCTTTGCTTTGAAGGGCCCGATGAAGAATTAAAAGAGACAAGCAATACCCAACCGGCCTTGTTTGTTGTTGAGGCGGCTCTGTGCGATATTCTCAATGAACTGGAAATTACACCTTCTTTTACCATGGGGCATTCTCTCGGGGAGTATGGTGCTCTGTATGGCGCCGGTGTACTTTCCTTTGATGACGGTCTTCGGTTAGTTGCCCGTCGTGGAGAGCTTATGGCTCAGGCGGGCAAAACCGCGCCTGGAGCGATGGCTGCTGTTATTAATCTTCCCAAAGAAAAAATTAGGGAAGTTATCGCTAACGAGGTCGATGGCGTCGTGGTATGCGCAAACGAAAACACACCTGTCCAGACGGTGATTTCCGGTGAAGTTGATGCTATTGCCGCAGCACGCAAAAAGCTTTGTGAAGCCGGCGCCAAGCGGGTAATCGACCTGCCCGTGAGCGGTGCATTTCACTCTCCCCTGATGCAGTCTGCGGCCGATGAGTTTGCTGGAATTCTTAAAGACGCCGCTTTTTCATCACCCAGGTGTCCTGTGATTACTAATGTAACAGCCCGGGCGGAAACCGATCCCGAAAAACTCAGAGATTTATTGGTTCAACAGTTGGTTTCACCGGTGAAATGGGTTGACTCAATCGAATTCCTCATAAGCAAACAGCCGGATACATGTTGTGAGGTTGGGCCTGGGAATGTTTTAATCGGATTAGCAAAAAAAATCAATCGAGAGCTTAATGTTGTTCCCTGCGGAACAGTGGAGAATTTATTTTCTCTTCAGAGTTCTCAGTGA
- the fabG gene encoding 3-oxoacyl-[acyl-carrier-protein] reductase, which translates to MITLEGKNALVTGSGRGIGKEIALRLAQAGADVAVCDIDLESARQTCGEVEKLGRKSAAFKTDVSDADSVRALFKDFFANFSPCDILVNNAGVTRDGLIVRMKDNDWDTVLSINLRSAYLCSKECARPMMKARNGKIINIASVVGLMGNAGQTNYSASKAGLIGFTKSLARELATRGISVNAVAPGFIKTAMTDKLSDEDRGKLTGQIPMQTLGTPSDVANAVLFLSSSLADYITGQVLTVDGGLVM; encoded by the coding sequence ATGATAACATTAGAAGGCAAAAATGCACTGGTTACCGGTTCGGGCCGTGGAATCGGAAAAGAAATAGCGCTCCGGCTTGCCCAGGCCGGTGCCGATGTTGCTGTTTGTGATATCGATCTTGAATCTGCACGGCAGACTTGCGGAGAAGTCGAAAAACTCGGACGAAAATCGGCAGCCTTTAAAACCGATGTGTCCGATGCCGATTCGGTGCGTGCCTTGTTCAAAGACTTTTTTGCGAATTTTTCTCCATGTGATATCCTGGTCAATAATGCCGGGGTGACTCGTGACGGATTGATTGTGCGAATGAAAGACAATGACTGGGACACGGTGCTGAGTATTAATCTGCGAAGTGCCTATTTATGTTCCAAAGAATGTGCCCGTCCGATGATGAAAGCCAGAAATGGTAAAATTATCAACATTGCCTCCGTGGTAGGGCTCATGGGCAATGCCGGTCAAACCAATTACAGTGCTTCCAAAGCAGGCTTGATAGGTTTTACCAAATCTCTTGCCCGGGAATTGGCTACCCGGGGTATTTCGGTCAATGCGGTTGCACCGGGATTCATAAAAACCGCCATGACCGACAAGCTTTCCGATGAAGATAGAGGAAAATTAACCGGTCAGATACCCATGCAGACTCTTGGAACGCCATCGGATGTTGCCAATGCCGTGCTGTTTTTGAGTTCTTCTCTTGCGGATTATATCACCGGCCAGGTACTTACAGTTGATGGCGGACTTGTTATGTGA
- the acpP gene encoding acyl carrier protein → MSEREDKVKQIIAEKLGVSGDKITPQASFVDDLGADSLDQVELIMAFEDEFDVEIPDEDAEKMKSVQDALDYLNSKL, encoded by the coding sequence GTGAGCGAACGGGAAGACAAGGTCAAGCAGATTATTGCAGAAAAGCTTGGTGTAAGCGGTGATAAAATAACACCTCAAGCGTCGTTCGTTGATGATCTCGGGGCTGATTCACTCGACCAGGTAGAGCTCATCATGGCTTTTGAAGATGAATTCGATGTTGAAATTCCTGATGAAGATGCCGAAAAGATGAAATCGGTTCAGGATGCATTGGATTATTTAAATAGTAAGCTATAA